ACCtacagaaaaaaaaacacatactcatccctgcccagcctggcAAGAGTGTCCCACGGGTGTTTAGTGTTCCCAGTGGCTCTGCAAGCACTGAGCGCATATTCTCCCGCTGCTGGCATGGTCTCCAGGCACCTGAGCCTGAAAGCAGTGACTTAGGCCAAACTCATGTTTCTAAAAATGAATTCAAAGGGACTGTAGATGGAGCCTAATAAGGCATTTTTCgtttcatttgatttgaattataaGTAAGTCACAGCCTAGATGTGCAATTTATAGACTATAATGATTTAATACAACGAAATGTTATTTAAATGCTAAGGCTTAATGTCCGACAGCCTAGTGTGTCGCACTCGCAAATGCTTTACGATGTATTGTATTTCTTTGTAGactatagccttgaaataatatagcctaaatcATTCATTTTCGTTCCTTCTCAGGCTACTTGTTTGGCTCCTGACCtatgtttagagtgtttatatgctgtttaatatgacatgtaacctatttcaAATGATGACAACCTTTTCCGGTTGTTTATTAAAATACTTTTAATTGAAATCACaatggtttggtttcaatacttcgAAACCAAATAGTAGATTCTGGTAGTCATAAAAATACATAGGCCTCCTGAACATGTCCCGGTATTCCGATTAGCGAGTGGAGTTGATGAGTGCTCTTATCCTTGGTCTCGCCCCTAGCGGGTGGATCCTCAAAAGGAGAAGATTATAAAAACTCAGCTCACACACGCAGCTTTCTCAGTTGGACTTGCTTCCAAACAAATCACACTTTACTCTTCTACGTTTGGAGTTACTTGACAAGACGGCGTTAAAGAGAACTGAAAATTGAAGTTGATGGAAGTTTGCTGATATTCCAGGAAAGTTGGAGGTGAGTTAGCTGTGATTTGTGAATCATTCGTGCCGCATATTCAACGGTTTTATTCGGATTTGTGTAACGATGGAGCCAATGGTGAATGAGATTTAGATGTTGTCCCCCTTATATACAGGTTAGAATGGTAAGGTTAGAAATTCGATGAGGAAACCAAACTTGATATAATGTGATTGATTGTCGAATTGTTATGGACAGTTTGACAGTTTGTGGCCTATTATAATGAAAACAAAAGCGAATGAATTGATTTCTCTAAGATAATGGGAATTCACTTTCTTGTATGAcattatttattttgatccatcTCTCAatatagcttcacgtttcatAGCCACTAGCCAGTGTTGTGTGAAGGTAATTACTTGACTGAAAACACACATTCTATACTGTACATCAGTTGTTCCCAACCAGGACccctgggggtacttggcctattaaaatggggtacttgagaagactcatgagaccataggttTAATGctaaaatgcacatgagggggAACTCCGGGCAGAGacaaattcagttggtggtacagtaaccaaaaaaggttgTGAACTActgatatacattatatacagtagttGTCTTGAAATGTATTGGACAGAAACACCACTTAGTGTTAAGTTGAACACTTTTGGGTTGGACCTTTTGGTTAGGTTTTTTAAATGGGGGGGGACTAAAACAAACACTTAACAGTGATGTAGGTCTACTGTTTTCCTACCCAGGGTCTGTTCGGTTTTCTGAAAATAAAACCTTTGatgttaatttttttttttttttttcacctttatttaaccaggtaggctagttgagaacaagttctcatttgcaactgcgacctgatgTCCACTAAGAACTGAAATGAATTTGTATCCTTCTTTCCATGTGTTCTCCAGGTGGTCTCAGACAAAGTTGTCTTCGAGATGAGTTGGGTTGCTCTGTACACCCAGCTGGGCGGGGTGAACAAACACTCCACCAGCCTGGGGAAGATCTGGctgtctgtcctcttcatcttccGTATCACCATCCTGGTACTGGCTGCAGAGAGCGTGTGGAGAGACGAGCAGGCTGACTTCACCTGCAACACCCAGCAGCCTGGCTGCAAGAACGTCTGCTACGACCACTTCTTCCCAGTGTCACACATCCGCCTCTGGTGCCTACAGCTGATCTTCGTGTCCACACCGGCCCTGCTGGTGGCCATGCATGTGGCTTACAGGAAGAGTGGGGACAAGCGGCACATCATCGCGGCCTCACGAAGCGGTGGTGATGACAAGACCAGGCAGGTGGACCTGGAGACTCTAAAGAGGCGGCGTCTGTCCATCACTGGGCCTCTGTGGTGGACGTACACCTGCAGCCTGTTCTTCCGCCTCATCTTTGAGGCTGGCTTCATGTACGCACTCTACTTTGTCTACGACGGCTTCCAGATGCCTCATCTGGTGAAGTGTGAGCAATGGCCCTGCCCCAACAAGGTGGACTGCTTCATTTCACGACCTACGGAGAAGACCATATTCA
Above is a genomic segment from Oncorhynchus nerka isolate Pitt River linkage group LG1, Oner_Uvic_2.0, whole genome shotgun sequence containing:
- the LOC115128813 gene encoding gap junction beta-2 protein-like, with the protein product MSWVALYTQLGGVNKHSTSLGKIWLSVLFIFRITILVLAAESVWRDEQADFTCNTQQPGCKNVCYDHFFPVSHIRLWCLQLIFVSTPALLVAMHVAYRKSGDKRHIIAASRSGGDDKTRQVDLETLKRRRLSITGPLWWTYTCSLFFRLIFEAGFMYALYFVYDGFQMPHLVKCEQWPCPNKVDCFISRPTEKTIFTIFMVVSSAICMVLNVAELAYLIAKALMRCSTRISKRRTYAHPDHVAPDKSLLQNKNNQMLLSSVTDSSSIKTV